A genomic stretch from Terriglobus sp. RCC_193 includes:
- a CDS encoding sigma-54-dependent transcriptional regulator, translating to MAQTKVLVVEDEPNARAGLAELIASWGYRTETAVDGVMGLDMVVRWSPDVVVTDLMMPRMDGLQLLDRISELPQQKVAVVMLTAQGSIESAVDAMRMGAYDYLQKPVDPQRLKTILQNAQQQAETNEEISSEEISSEASGRLGPLVGSSPHMREIFHLIERIAPNNVSVLITGESGTGKELAARALHMFSGRRNKPFVAVNCAAIPETLIESEIFGHEKGAFTGAQERRAGCFELAEEGTLLLDEIGEMPAATQSKLLRVLEDRRLRRLGSRDEIPVNVRVIAATNKDPHQAVSSGELRGDLFYRLNVFNIQMPSLREHKEDIPAMAEAMVQEMNDRHSMQVPGISRAVMDRFMAYSWPGNARELRNTIERAVILANGKSIDVSHLPPGFGDEQHTPPAHGAHLTLPATTFSGPANSNDTVHLSVGMTVDEAEKQLILKTLEATRNNKTRAAEILGISSKTLQNKLKEYALEDKDALES from the coding sequence GCCCGATGTGGTGGTCACGGACCTGATGATGCCGCGCATGGACGGTCTGCAACTGCTGGACCGGATCAGCGAACTGCCACAACAGAAGGTTGCCGTGGTGATGCTTACCGCGCAGGGCTCCATTGAGTCCGCCGTGGATGCGATGCGCATGGGCGCGTATGACTACCTGCAGAAGCCGGTAGATCCGCAACGCCTGAAGACCATCCTGCAAAACGCACAACAACAGGCAGAAACAAACGAAGAAATCAGCTCGGAAGAGATTTCGTCCGAAGCAAGCGGTCGTCTTGGGCCGCTGGTGGGATCGTCGCCCCATATGCGGGAGATCTTTCACCTGATTGAACGCATTGCGCCGAACAATGTCAGCGTTCTGATTACAGGCGAAAGCGGCACGGGCAAGGAACTGGCGGCGCGCGCTCTGCACATGTTCAGTGGCCGACGTAATAAGCCTTTTGTTGCCGTGAACTGCGCCGCCATCCCGGAAACACTGATTGAAAGCGAAATCTTCGGGCACGAAAAGGGCGCTTTTACTGGCGCGCAGGAACGTCGTGCGGGATGCTTTGAGCTGGCTGAAGAAGGCACCCTGCTGCTGGATGAAATTGGCGAAATGCCCGCTGCCACGCAGTCAAAGCTGCTGCGCGTGCTGGAAGACCGCAGGCTACGCCGCCTGGGTTCACGCGACGAGATTCCCGTAAACGTGCGTGTGATTGCTGCCACGAACAAAGACCCTCATCAGGCCGTTTCCAGCGGCGAACTGCGGGGCGATCTCTTTTATCGACTGAATGTTTTCAATATCCAGATGCCTTCCCTGCGCGAACACAAGGAAGACATTCCGGCCATGGCAGAGGCCATGGTGCAGGAGATGAATGATCGTCATAGCATGCAGGTACCGGGAATCTCGCGCGCTGTGATGGATCGCTTCATGGCCTATAGCTGGCCGGGGAACGCGCGTGAACTGCGCAACACGATTGAGCGCGCGGTGATTCTTGCGAATGGCAAGTCGATTGACGTATCGCATCTGCCGCCGGGCTTTGGTGACGAACAGCACACACCACCTGCACACGGCGCTCATCTCACGCTGCCGGCCACAACGTTTTCCGGGCCTGCTAACAGCAATGACACCGTGCATCTTTCTGTTGGCATGACAGTGGATGAAGCGGAAAAGCAACTTATCCTGAAGACGCTGGAAGCCACGCGGAACAACAAGACGCGCGCTGCGGAAATTCTGGGGATCAGTTCCAAGACACTGCAGAACAAGCTGAAGGAATACGCCCTGGAAGACAAGGACGCCCTCGAGTCATGA